From the genome of Mesorhizobium japonicum MAFF 303099, one region includes:
- a CDS encoding APC family permease — MSTISTALEQPTESKLLRHIDWRGAFWVASGVPALVLFSIGGIAGTTGTLAFLIWTVSMIMGFLQSFTYAEIAGLFPNKSGGASIYGATAWLRYSKFIAPLSVWCNWFAWSPVLSLGCSIAAAYILNALAPVPIFTETSAEVVAYIAAHAGTAPADAITAVTAAATPAIRSWTLYSHTLGPVSFTLNATFFIGAVLMLIIFSIQHRGILGTANVQKYIGLLVIIPMLIVGVVPIFTGQINWANFSPLVPLATAYAPDPGAWNIAGWTLVLGGMFIAAWSTYGFETAVCYTSEFKNPGTDTFKAIFYSGLLCMLLFILVPFTFQGVLGLNGMLATPIVDGSGVADALAGMVGGGKIIHSLLVMLMILALVLCIMTAMAGSSRTLYQGSVDGWLPRYLSHVNEHGAPTRAMWTDLCFNLIVLAIASADATSFFFILAVSNCGYIIFNFLNLNAGWIHRIDNGHIARPWKAPTWLLGIGAIFAYVNAIFMGAGAKVWNPMALWAGLITAALIIPVFCFRHYIQDKGKFPDHMLADLGMTGADLAVKKAGMLPYLTLVAGVAVMLIANWIFVI, encoded by the coding sequence ATGAGCACCATAAGCACGGCCCTGGAGCAGCCTACCGAAAGCAAGCTGCTCAGGCATATCGACTGGCGCGGCGCCTTCTGGGTGGCGAGCGGCGTTCCGGCGCTGGTCCTGTTTTCGATCGGCGGCATTGCCGGCACGACCGGGACGCTGGCCTTCCTGATCTGGACGGTGTCCATGATCATGGGCTTCCTGCAATCCTTCACCTATGCCGAGATCGCCGGCCTGTTCCCGAACAAGTCGGGTGGCGCCTCGATCTACGGCGCTACCGCCTGGCTGCGCTATTCCAAGTTCATCGCGCCGCTATCGGTGTGGTGCAACTGGTTCGCCTGGTCGCCGGTGCTGTCGCTCGGCTGTTCCATCGCCGCCGCCTATATCCTCAATGCGCTGGCGCCAGTGCCGATCTTCACCGAGACCTCTGCGGAAGTCGTCGCCTATATCGCGGCGCATGCCGGAACGGCGCCCGCCGACGCCATCACGGCGGTGACCGCGGCCGCGACACCGGCGATCCGCAGCTGGACGCTGTACAGCCACACGCTGGGACCGGTCTCCTTCACGCTCAACGCCACCTTCTTCATCGGCGCGGTGCTGATGTTGATCATCTTCTCGATCCAGCATCGCGGCATCCTCGGCACGGCCAATGTGCAGAAATATATCGGCCTGCTGGTCATCATCCCGATGCTGATCGTCGGCGTCGTGCCGATCTTCACCGGGCAGATCAACTGGGCCAACTTCTCGCCGCTGGTGCCGCTGGCCACCGCCTATGCGCCGGACCCGGGCGCCTGGAACATCGCCGGCTGGACGCTGGTGCTCGGCGGCATGTTCATCGCCGCCTGGTCGACCTACGGCTTCGAGACCGCCGTCTGCTACACCTCCGAGTTCAAGAACCCCGGTACCGACACGTTCAAGGCCATCTTCTATTCCGGCCTGCTCTGCATGCTTCTGTTCATTCTGGTGCCCTTCACCTTCCAGGGCGTGCTGGGCTTGAACGGCATGCTGGCGACGCCGATCGTCGACGGCTCCGGCGTGGCGGACGCACTGGCCGGCATGGTCGGCGGCGGCAAGATCATCCACAGCCTGCTGGTGATGCTGATGATCCTGGCGCTCGTGCTGTGCATCATGACAGCGATGGCCGGCTCCTCGCGCACGCTCTACCAAGGCTCGGTCGATGGCTGGCTGCCGCGCTATCTCAGCCACGTCAACGAACATGGCGCGCCGACACGGGCCATGTGGACCGACCTCTGCTTCAACCTGATCGTGCTGGCCATTGCCTCGGCCGACGCGACAAGCTTCTTCTTCATCCTCGCCGTGTCGAACTGCGGTTACATCATCTTCAACTTCCTCAACCTCAATGCCGGCTGGATCCATCGCATCGACAACGGCCATATCGCGCGGCCGTGGAAAGCGCCGACCTGGCTTCTCGGGATCGGAGCGATCTTCGCCTATGTCAACGCCATCTTCATGGGCGCCGGCGCCAAGGTGTGGAACCCGATGGCATTGTGGGCCGGACTGATCACCGCGGCGCTGATTATCCCAGTGTTCTGCTTTCGCCACTACATCCAGGACAAGGGCAAGTTCCCCGACCACATGCTGGCCGATCTCGGCATGACAGGAGCGGACCTCGCGGTGAAGAAAGCGGGCATGCTGCCCTATCTGACGCTGGTCGCCGGTGTGGCGGTAATGCTGATCGCCAACTGGATATTCGTCATCTGA
- a CDS encoding LLM class flavin-dependent oxidoreductase yields MTENRQLRLGAFMRPVSLHTGAWRYPGAYPDANFNFAHLKRFAQTLEAAKFDAFFMADHLAVLNMPIEALRRSHTVTSFEPFTLLSALAAVTDHIGLVATASTTFDAPYHIARRFASLDHISGGRAGWNIVTTSNPDAALNFGLDEHVEHDERYHRAREFYDVVTGLWDSFADDAFIRDAESGLYFDPAKLHVLDHKGEHLSVRGPLNIARPVQGWPVIVQAGASEAGRQLAAETAEVIFAAHADLAAGQHFFADVKGRAQKLGRSRDDIKILPGAFVVVGDSVEDARAKRAKLDSLVYYESGIASLSIALGHNASAFDPDAALPEIPETNASKSSRERVIELARNENLTVRQLAQRLGGYSGLAFVGTPQIIADEMEKWLVTEGSDGFNIMFPYLPAGLDDFVEKVVPELQRRGIFRRQYEGSTLRENLGLKRPPNRFFEDAKSAVRKAG; encoded by the coding sequence ATGACAGAAAATCGGCAATTGCGGCTTGGCGCCTTCATGCGCCCAGTCAGCCTGCACACCGGCGCCTGGCGCTATCCCGGCGCCTATCCCGACGCCAACTTCAACTTCGCGCATCTGAAGCGCTTCGCGCAGACGCTGGAGGCGGCGAAGTTCGACGCGTTCTTCATGGCCGACCATCTGGCCGTGCTCAACATGCCGATCGAGGCGCTGCGGCGCAGCCACACGGTGACCTCGTTCGAGCCGTTCACGCTCTTGTCGGCGCTTGCCGCCGTCACCGACCATATCGGGCTGGTCGCCACCGCGTCGACGACCTTCGACGCGCCCTATCACATTGCGCGTCGCTTCGCGTCGCTCGACCATATCAGCGGCGGACGCGCCGGCTGGAACATCGTCACCACGTCGAACCCCGATGCGGCGCTCAACTTCGGGCTGGACGAACATGTCGAACATGACGAGCGCTATCACCGGGCGCGGGAATTCTACGATGTCGTGACCGGCCTGTGGGACAGTTTTGCTGACGACGCCTTCATCCGCGACGCCGAAAGTGGGCTCTATTTCGATCCGGCCAAACTGCATGTGCTGGACCATAAGGGCGAGCATCTCTCCGTGCGCGGGCCGCTCAATATAGCCCGGCCGGTACAGGGCTGGCCGGTCATCGTCCAGGCCGGTGCCTCGGAAGCCGGGCGGCAGCTGGCGGCCGAGACGGCCGAGGTGATTTTCGCCGCCCATGCCGATCTTGCCGCCGGGCAGCACTTCTTTGCCGACGTCAAGGGCAGGGCACAAAAACTCGGGCGCTCCCGCGACGACATCAAGATCCTGCCTGGTGCTTTCGTCGTCGTCGGCGACAGTGTCGAGGACGCGCGGGCCAAGCGGGCGAAGCTCGACAGCCTGGTCTATTACGAGAGCGGCATTGCCTCGCTATCGATCGCGCTTGGGCATAACGCGTCGGCCTTTGATCCTGACGCCGCTTTGCCTGAAATACCGGAAACCAATGCCTCGAAGAGCAGCCGCGAGCGCGTCATTGAGCTCGCCCGGAACGAAAACCTGACCGTTCGCCAGCTTGCCCAGCGGCTGGGCGGTTATTCCGGTCTCGCCTTCGTCGGCACGCCGCAAATCATCGCCGACGAGATGGAGAAATGGCTGGTCACCGAAGGATCGGACGGCTTCAACATCATGTTTCCCTATCTGCCCGCCGGGCTCGACGATTTCGTCGAGAAGGTGGTACCCGAGCTGCAGCGGCGCGGCATCTTCAGGCGGCAGTACGAGGGATCGACGCTCCGCGAGAATCTCGGCCTGAAGCGGCCGCCCAACCGGTTCTTCGAAGACGCGAAATCGGCAGTTCGCAAGGCTGGCTGA
- a CDS encoding efflux RND transporter permease subunit, with the protein MTNSTEEKRPFNLSRWAIGHPSIARFLFGLIIIAGALGLMRMGQKEDPDFTFRVMVVQAIWPGSSIQEMEDQVVNKIERKLQETPHLDFVRSFTRAGSAIITVQIKGDTNAAEVADAFYQVRKKVGDISGDLPQGLLGPYFNDEFGDTFITLHSISGDGFSYPELKKFAIQARDMLLTTPGVEKAVIIGDQPEKLYIDVSSKALAERGLTLPDLQNAIKGQNNVDPAGAVDTGVNSVRISVEGDVTKAADIRELRLRAGGQVTRLGDIATVTSGLEDPFQRKYRFNGHDSVQLGVVMAKGFKVTDVGKDVEATYKRFEEALPYGVSVDQISDQPGVVTDAVAEFMHALGEALLIVLVVSFLSIGWRSGLVIAIAIPLVLAATFAIMYELGIDLQRISLGALIIALGLLVDDAMIVVEMMERKLEEGLVKIEAASFAYTSTAFPMLSGTLITTAGFIPVGFAASTAGEYVRTLFYVVGIALIVSWFVAVYFTPWLGNMILKQRKHAGTHHDVFDTRFYRRLRATVGWAVRHRIIVLVMTLVTFGTSLWAFQFIPQNFFPQSSRPEILVDLWLPEGTSIKEVETQAKALEAKMMDDKDKRFIATYIGEGAPRFFLPLDQQLRNPNFAQMLVMANDEPARERLIVKLRTVLAEDFPSIRAKVDRLFLGPPTGWPVQMRVMGPDRQEVRRIADQVKAKFREDPLLGAVHDDWLEPVPAMKLVIDQDRARALGVTSQRIRQMLQATMAGAPLDDFRDGEETVSIVAREPDASRSLLSSVDSVYVPTDFGGFVPLSQVAKVVPVLEQGIEWRRDRLPTISVRATLPDGVQSNDVVTKMYKDMQGLRDGLAPGYKIEIQGGAEDSAESQASIAAKAPIMLAIIVVLLMIQLQNFGKAMLVLATGPLGIIGAAAALLISGAPFGFVAILGVIALLGIIMRNSIILVDQIDQDIARGMERSEAIIGSAVRRFRPIVLTAMTAVLALIPISRAVFWGPLAYAMMGGIVVATVLTILVLPAGYALFFGREPKKVVNSEQAPEPELATERPQLALAAE; encoded by the coding sequence ATGACTAATTCCACTGAAGAAAAGCGGCCTTTCAACCTGTCGCGCTGGGCCATCGGCCATCCCTCGATCGCGCGATTTCTGTTCGGGCTGATCATCATCGCCGGTGCGCTCGGCCTGATGCGCATGGGCCAGAAGGAAGACCCGGATTTCACCTTCCGGGTGATGGTCGTGCAGGCGATCTGGCCGGGCTCCTCGATCCAGGAAATGGAAGACCAGGTCGTCAACAAGATCGAGCGCAAGCTGCAGGAAACGCCGCATCTCGACTTTGTGCGCTCCTTCACCCGCGCCGGCAGCGCCATCATCACCGTGCAGATCAAGGGCGACACCAACGCCGCCGAGGTGGCGGACGCCTTCTATCAGGTGCGCAAGAAGGTCGGCGACATCTCCGGCGACCTGCCGCAAGGCCTGCTCGGCCCCTATTTCAACGACGAGTTCGGCGACACCTTCATCACCCTGCATTCGATCAGCGGCGATGGCTTCTCCTATCCAGAGCTGAAGAAGTTCGCCATCCAGGCGCGCGACATGCTGTTGACGACGCCCGGCGTCGAGAAGGCCGTCATCATCGGCGACCAGCCGGAAAAGCTCTACATCGACGTTTCGTCCAAGGCGCTCGCCGAGCGTGGTTTGACGCTGCCCGACCTGCAGAACGCGATCAAGGGCCAGAACAACGTCGATCCGGCCGGCGCCGTCGACACCGGCGTCAATTCGGTGCGCATCTCCGTCGAAGGCGACGTCACCAAGGCCGCCGATATCAGGGAATTGCGCCTGCGTGCCGGCGGGCAGGTCACCCGTCTCGGCGACATCGCCACCGTGACCTCCGGACTCGAAGATCCGTTCCAGCGCAAATACCGTTTCAACGGTCATGACAGCGTGCAGCTTGGCGTGGTCATGGCCAAGGGTTTCAAGGTCACCGACGTCGGCAAGGATGTCGAGGCAACCTACAAGCGCTTCGAGGAGGCGCTGCCCTATGGCGTATCGGTCGACCAGATTTCCGATCAGCCAGGCGTCGTCACGGATGCGGTGGCCGAGTTCATGCATGCGCTCGGCGAGGCGCTGCTGATCGTGCTTGTCGTCTCGTTCCTGTCGATCGGCTGGCGTTCGGGGCTGGTCATCGCCATCGCCATCCCGCTGGTTCTGGCCGCCACCTTCGCCATCATGTACGAGCTCGGCATCGACCTACAGCGCATTTCGCTGGGCGCCCTGATCATCGCGCTCGGCCTGCTTGTCGACGACGCCATGATCGTCGTCGAGATGATGGAGCGCAAGCTGGAGGAGGGGCTGGTCAAGATCGAGGCGGCGAGCTTCGCCTATACGTCGACAGCCTTTCCGATGCTGAGCGGCACGCTCATCACCACCGCGGGCTTCATCCCGGTCGGCTTCGCCGCCTCCACGGCCGGCGAATATGTGCGCACCCTGTTCTATGTCGTCGGCATCGCGCTGATCGTGTCGTGGTTCGTCGCGGTCTATTTCACGCCGTGGCTCGGCAACATGATCCTCAAGCAGCGCAAGCATGCCGGCACCCATCATGACGTCTTCGACACGCGTTTCTACCGTCGGCTGCGTGCTACTGTCGGCTGGGCGGTGCGCCATCGCATCATCGTGCTCGTCATGACACTGGTGACTTTCGGCACCAGCCTGTGGGCGTTCCAGTTCATCCCGCAGAACTTCTTCCCGCAGTCGTCGCGGCCGGAAATCCTGGTCGATCTCTGGCTGCCCGAGGGCACCAGCATCAAGGAGGTCGAAACGCAGGCCAAGGCGCTGGAAGCCAAGATGATGGACGACAAGGACAAGCGCTTCATCGCCACCTATATCGGCGAAGGCGCGCCGCGCTTCTTCCTGCCGCTCGACCAGCAGCTGCGCAACCCGAACTTCGCCCAGATGCTGGTGATGGCCAATGACGAGCCGGCGCGCGAGCGGCTGATCGTCAAGCTGCGCACGGTTCTGGCCGAGGATTTCCCCTCGATCCGCGCCAAGGTCGATCGCCTGTTCCTCGGACCGCCGACTGGCTGGCCGGTGCAGATGCGCGTCATGGGTCCCGACCGCCAGGAGGTACGCCGCATCGCCGACCAGGTGAAGGCGAAATTCCGCGAGGATCCGCTGCTGGGCGCCGTGCATGACGATTGGCTCGAGCCGGTGCCAGCGATGAAGCTGGTCATCGACCAGGATCGCGCCCGGGCGCTCGGCGTCACCTCGCAGCGCATCCGTCAGATGCTGCAGGCGACCATGGCCGGTGCGCCGCTCGACGACTTCCGCGATGGCGAGGAGACGGTCTCCATCGTCGCTCGCGAGCCGGATGCCAGCCGCAGCCTGCTGTCCTCGGTCGACTCGGTCTACGTCCCGACCGATTTTGGTGGCTTCGTGCCGCTGTCGCAGGTGGCCAAGGTGGTACCTGTGCTGGAGCAGGGCATCGAATGGCGCCGCGACCGCCTGCCGACCATCAGCGTGCGCGCAACGCTGCCCGATGGCGTGCAGTCCAACGACGTCGTCACCAAGATGTACAAGGACATGCAGGGCCTGCGCGACGGCCTGGCGCCCGGTTACAAGATCGAGATCCAGGGCGGTGCCGAGGATTCGGCCGAAAGCCAGGCGTCGATCGCCGCCAAGGCGCCGATCATGCTGGCCATCATCGTCGTGCTCTTGATGATCCAGCTGCAGAACTTCGGCAAGGCGATGCTGGTGCTGGCCACCGGTCCGCTCGGCATTATTGGCGCGGCCGCCGCGCTTTTGATCAGCGGCGCGCCGTTCGGCTTCGTCGCCATCCTCGGCGTCATCGCGCTGCTCGGCATCATCATGCGCAACTCGATCATCCTGGTCGACCAGATCGACCAGGACATCGCCAGAGGCATGGAGCGCTCGGAGGCCATTATCGGCTCGGCCGTGCGCCGCTTCCGGCCAATCGTGCTGACGGCGATGACGGCGGTGCTGGCGCTGATCCCGATTTCGCGCGCCGTGTTCTGGGGTCCGCTCGCCTATGCCATGATGGGCGGCATCGTGGTTGCCACCGTGCTGACCATCCTGGTGCTGCCGGCCGGCTACGCCCTGTTCTTCGGCCGCGAGCCGAAGAAGGTGGTGAACAGCGAGCAGGCGCCCGAGCCAGAGTTGGCGACCGAGCGGCCGCAACTGGCCCTGGCCGCGGAATAG